One region of Chloroflexota bacterium genomic DNA includes:
- a CDS encoding DUF2029 domain-containing protein, giving the protein MMRGEPRTVRAGVFRLLMVVAGAVVALVGVYALSAWVVHRWPGGETLRYPWEAMRAFLIGGEDPYHRLALLYGWSQRDGFAVAPQPYPFPMALVLFAPLALLKDFAVARIWAMWGSVLAMVAVVALAARSLRWRLGGSGAVVLGAFALTGYFAVVALRRADVAVLVLLLLMVALAALLDGRDDLAGVALALALIKPGVALYPALFLLLWSASRRRWRLWRGFWGGMTVMLVLAFWLLPSWGLEMAFVLWRFKAAASPRLALVHAVPGVGRQVGWLLIAVVAVAVLTEWAASWGQSAYQAAWTTALTVVGSLLIGGRVVPADQVLLLLPLLWVWAYWSSRWKTYGRLAAALTLAVFWVLPWLFWGGRLFSASGVCASVGMCFFEPLVVWVLLYTVRWWASRAPVVLSPEALLE; this is encoded by the coding sequence ATGATGAGAGGAGAGCCGCGCACCGTGCGGGCGGGGGTGTTTCGCCTGCTCATGGTGGTTGCGGGGGCTGTGGTGGCCCTGGTGGGGGTGTATGCACTCAGCGCGTGGGTGGTGCATCGCTGGCCCGGCGGTGAGACGTTGCGTTATCCCTGGGAGGCGATGCGGGCTTTCCTCATCGGCGGGGAAGACCCCTACCACCGCCTGGCGCTGCTGTATGGCTGGTCGCAACGCGATGGTTTCGCGGTTGCCCCGCAGCCTTACCCGTTCCCCATGGCGCTGGTGTTGTTTGCGCCTTTGGCGTTGCTGAAAGATTTTGCCGTCGCTCGCATCTGGGCGATGTGGGGGTCGGTGTTGGCGATGGTGGCTGTGGTGGCGCTGGCTGCCCGTAGTTTGCGCTGGCGATTGGGCGGCAGCGGTGCGGTTGTGTTGGGGGCTTTTGCATTGACGGGCTATTTTGCCGTGGTGGCCTTGCGACGCGCCGATGTGGCAGTGTTGGTTTTGTTGTTGCTGATGGTGGCTCTCGCTGCGCTGCTCGATGGCCGCGACGACCTGGCGGGGGTTGCGCTGGCGCTGGCGCTGATCAAACCCGGCGTGGCGCTTTACCCTGCGCTGTTTTTGCTGCTGTGGTCGGCTTCACGGCGGCGGTGGCGCTTGTGGCGGGGGTTCTGGGGGGGCATGACGGTCATGCTCGTGCTGGCGTTTTGGCTTTTGCCTTCCTGGGGGCTGGAAATGGCTTTCGTGCTGTGGCGGTTCAAAGCCGCGGCTTCGCCACGCCTGGCTTTGGTGCATGCTGTGCCGGGGGTGGGGCGGCAGGTGGGCTGGCTGTTGATTGCCGTCGTGGCCGTCGCGGTGCTGACCGAATGGGCGGCTTCGTGGGGACAGTCGGCCTATCAGGCTGCCTGGACGACGGCGTTGACGGTGGTGGGCTCTTTGTTGATCGGCGGACGGGTGGTCCCGGCTGACCAGGTGCTGCTTTTGTTGCCCCTTTTGTGGGTGTGGGCGTATTGGAGCAGTCGCTGGAAAACGTATGGTCGCCTGGCGGCTGCCCTGACGCTGGCTGTGTTTTGGGTGTTGCCGTGGCTGTTCTGGGGAGGACGGTTGTTTTCGGCCAGTGGGGTGTGCGCGTCGGTGGGGATGTGTTTCTTTGAACCGCTGGTGGTGTGGGTCTTGCTGTATACTGTGCGTTGGTGGGCGAGCCGCGCACCGGTGGTGCTTTCGCCGGAGGCATTGTTGGAATGA
- the hflX gene encoding GTPase HflX, which yields MAEKVSQPTQPPRERAFLVGVSLRGKPQLLPLEDSLTELARLAETAGLEVVGEATQRLDHPHPKTFIGPGKVEEVKALVEEFQADVVIFDDELSPRHLRELENAFGEKVRLLDRTALILDIFAQHAQTREGALQVELAQYEYRLPRLTRAWTHLARQTGGGGGRAGRMGGVGLRGPGERQLEVDRRDIRRRMANLRKELEKVRAHRQRHRTRRRKNRLPVVALVGYTNAGKSTLLNRLTQADVYVADQLFATLDPTTRRVELPGGHLALFTDTVGFIQKLPTSLVAAFRATLEEITEADLLLHVIDITHPQAAAQAEAVLQTLAEIGAEHIPVLTVLNKIDRLPAPEKAAEALQAFPHAVAISALRGDGIPELLQAVSEKLYATYEPIVVDLPYEEGGLIALFHEMGQVEEVQHHRGGVRIRGRVPGRLVARYAPFVVHAGTEEAA from the coding sequence ATGGCTGAAAAAGTGAGCCAACCGACGCAGCCGCCGCGAGAACGTGCTTTTTTGGTTGGGGTCTCCCTACGGGGGAAACCCCAACTTTTGCCTTTGGAAGACTCGTTGACCGAGTTAGCGCGCCTGGCCGAAACGGCAGGGTTGGAGGTGGTGGGGGAAGCCACCCAACGCCTTGACCACCCTCACCCCAAAACCTTTATTGGCCCGGGAAAGGTGGAGGAAGTCAAGGCGCTGGTAGAGGAATTCCAGGCAGACGTGGTCATTTTCGACGACGAACTCTCGCCGCGCCACCTGCGGGAACTTGAGAACGCCTTTGGTGAAAAAGTGCGCCTGCTTGACCGTACGGCGCTGATTTTGGATATTTTCGCCCAACATGCTCAGACGCGTGAAGGGGCGCTGCAAGTCGAACTGGCGCAGTACGAATACCGCCTGCCGAGGTTGACCCGCGCCTGGACGCACCTGGCAAGGCAGACGGGCGGTGGCGGTGGCCGCGCCGGCCGCATGGGCGGTGTGGGGCTGCGCGGCCCGGGTGAGCGGCAATTGGAAGTCGACCGGCGCGATATTCGCCGCCGCATGGCGAACCTGCGCAAAGAACTGGAGAAAGTGCGCGCCCATCGCCAGCGGCACCGTACCCGCCGCCGCAAGAACCGCTTGCCGGTGGTTGCGCTGGTAGGCTACACCAACGCAGGGAAGTCGACCTTGCTCAACCGCTTGACCCAGGCCGATGTGTACGTGGCCGATCAACTTTTCGCCACCCTCGACCCAACCACCCGGCGCGTGGAACTGCCCGGCGGTCACTTGGCCTTGTTTACCGACACCGTGGGCTTCATTCAAAAACTTCCCACTTCGCTTGTGGCGGCTTTTCGCGCCACCCTGGAAGAGATTACCGAAGCCGATTTGTTGTTGCACGTCATTGACATTACGCATCCTCAGGCTGCAGCCCAGGCTGAGGCGGTGTTGCAAACCCTGGCCGAGATTGGGGCGGAGCACATTCCGGTGTTGACGGTGCTCAATAAAATCGACCGCTTGCCCGCGCCTGAAAAAGCCGCCGAGGCTTTGCAGGCTTTCCCCCATGCGGTGGCGATTTCGGCGCTGCGAGGCGACGGCATTCCCGAACTGCTCCAGGCGGTTTCCGAAAAACTGTATGCCACCTATGAGCCCATTGTGGTGGATTTGCCCTATGAAGAAGGTGGCCTGATTGCGCTGTTTCACGAGATGGGGCAGGTTGAGGAAGTGCAACACCATCGCGGCGGTGTACGCATTCGCGGACGGGTGCCCGGGCGGTTGGTTGCCCGGTACGCGCCGTTTGTGGTGCATGCTGGCACGGAGGAAGCGGCATGA
- a CDS encoding aminotransferase class I/II-fold pyridoxal phosphate-dependent enzyme, which produces MSFQSADRLAGFGAYFFAQLGKRIAALRAEGKDIIRIDIGAPDLPPPDFVIEALVASARRPDTHSYTTYGGTPAFKQAVADYYQRRFQVALDPATEVLGLIGSKEGLFHLAQAMLNPGDVVLIPDPGYPTYRAGTVLAGAEPYFVPLLPENGFLPDLEAIPAEVLQRARILWLNYPNNPTTAVTSLDFFEQAVAFARKHDLLIAHDAPYVDVTYDGYEAPSILQVPGAKEVAVEFNSLSKAFNMAGWRLGMMVGNPDVVRYVHIYKSQVDTSQFLPVLEGGIVAMTDERVWPWVAERNAIYQERRDIVVAALRSAGIPVETPKASLYVWYPLPEGETDSKAFCDRALREAGVSMTPGVVFGPHGEGFVRISLGTDTAKLREAMEWLVAWLKK; this is translated from the coding sequence ATGTCGTTCCAATCTGCCGACCGCCTCGCTGGATTTGGTGCCTACTTTTTTGCTCAACTGGGCAAGCGCATCGCAGCCCTGCGTGCCGAAGGTAAAGATATCATCCGCATTGATATTGGCGCGCCCGACCTGCCGCCGCCTGATTTTGTCATCGAGGCGTTGGTGGCTTCGGCACGTCGTCCAGACACCCACAGCTACACTACCTACGGCGGCACCCCGGCTTTCAAACAGGCGGTGGCAGATTACTATCAGCGCCGTTTCCAGGTGGCCCTGGACCCTGCCACAGAGGTGCTGGGGCTGATCGGCTCCAAAGAAGGGCTGTTTCATCTCGCCCAGGCCATGCTCAACCCCGGTGATGTGGTGCTCATCCCTGATCCTGGCTATCCCACCTACCGGGCGGGCACCGTGTTGGCGGGGGCCGAGCCATATTTCGTCCCCCTCTTGCCGGAAAATGGCTTCCTCCCCGACCTCGAGGCCATCCCCGCGGAGGTATTGCAGCGCGCCAGGATCCTCTGGCTGAATTACCCCAACAACCCCACCACGGCCGTTACCTCGCTGGACTTTTTCGAGCAGGCAGTGGCCTTTGCCCGCAAGCACGACCTCCTCATCGCACACGACGCTCCCTATGTGGACGTCACCTACGACGGCTATGAAGCCCCCAGCATTTTGCAGGTGCCGGGTGCAAAAGAAGTGGCCGTCGAGTTCAACTCGCTTTCCAAGGCCTTCAACATGGCGGGCTGGCGTTTGGGCATGATGGTGGGGAACCCCGATGTGGTGCGCTATGTGCATATCTACAAATCGCAGGTCGATACCTCGCAATTCCTGCCGGTGTTGGAAGGCGGCATTGTGGCGATGACCGATGAACGGGTGTGGCCCTGGGTGGCCGAGCGGAATGCCATTTATCAGGAGCGGCGGGATATTGTGGTCGCGGCCTTGCGCTCCGCGGGCATTCCTGTGGAAACCCCCAAAGCCTCGTTGTATGTCTGGTACCCCCTGCCGGAAGGCGAAACCGACAGCAAGGCCTTTTGTGATCGCGCCTTGCGAGAAGCTGGTGTGAGCATGACGCCTGGCGTGGTCTTTGGCCCGCACGGGGAAGGGTTCGTGCGCATTTCGTTAGGCACCGACACGGCCAAACTGCGCGAGGCCATGGAGTGGCTGGTGGCATGGCTGAAAAAGTGA
- a CDS encoding HAMP domain-containing histidine kinase has translation MLMDLAQTLDSLHDAWLEAALEALAQGEATRVGLRPQLERFYELLRQAAASGDPAWLDSIVYLWVWSQTVTDLDSEVITIAEALQRLIEVTIQVARERLTEGENLEFITALMPYWLHMLEYAANQEMRAQLDHTTAELERVQRELERLDKSKSDFISVAAHELKTPLTLIEGYAAMLRDVLEGAAPETLREQTRPFLEGIFRGSKRIREIVDDLVDVSLLDNNMLKLSFQPLWLGQIFRSLTDELAPVLEERRLTLKVHRFPGSERLIFGDVERLQQVFRNLLTNAIKYTPDGGRITVDGRLLPGFVEVWVADTGIGIAPEDQHIIFDKFGRLGDPQTHSSGKTRFKGGGPGLGLAIARGIVEAHGGSIWVESPGYDEEKCPGSTFHVLLPLREEPPDESGKSGIFSKLAAYLKKGE, from the coding sequence ATGCTTATGGATCTTGCTCAAACGCTGGATTCCTTGCATGACGCATGGTTAGAGGCTGCCTTGGAAGCGCTTGCCCAGGGGGAGGCGACGCGGGTTGGGTTGCGCCCTCAGTTGGAGCGTTTTTACGAACTCTTGCGGCAGGCCGCGGCCAGCGGCGACCCTGCCTGGTTGGATTCCATTGTTTACTTGTGGGTGTGGTCTCAAACCGTCACCGATTTGGATAGCGAGGTGATTACCATCGCCGAGGCGCTCCAGCGGTTGATTGAAGTCACCATTCAGGTGGCGCGGGAACGGCTGACGGAAGGCGAAAACCTGGAATTCATTACCGCGTTGATGCCTTACTGGTTGCACATGCTGGAATATGCCGCAAACCAGGAAATGCGGGCCCAGTTGGACCATACCACCGCCGAACTCGAGCGTGTGCAGCGGGAACTGGAGAGGTTAGACAAATCCAAATCCGATTTTATCTCCGTGGCGGCCCACGAACTCAAAACCCCTCTCACGCTTATTGAGGGCTATGCCGCCATGCTGCGCGATGTGCTGGAAGGCGCTGCCCCCGAGACCTTGCGAGAGCAGACACGCCCTTTTTTGGAAGGCATTTTTCGCGGCAGCAAGCGTATTCGCGAAATCGTGGACGACCTGGTCGATGTTTCGCTGTTAGACAACAACATGCTGAAACTTTCGTTTCAGCCTTTATGGTTGGGGCAAATTTTCCGCTCGCTGACCGACGAACTTGCGCCGGTGTTGGAAGAGCGACGGCTGACCCTCAAGGTTCACCGGTTTCCTGGCAGTGAACGCCTGATTTTCGGCGACGTGGAGCGCCTGCAGCAGGTGTTCCGCAATCTGTTGACCAATGCCATCAAATACACACCCGATGGGGGGCGCATCACGGTGGATGGGCGTCTTTTGCCGGGCTTTGTGGAAGTGTGGGTCGCCGATACCGGCATTGGCATTGCACCGGAAGACCAGCACATCATCTTCGATAAATTTGGGCGTCTTGGAGACCCCCAAACCCATTCCAGCGGGAAGACGCGTTTCAAGGGAGGCGGCCCGGGGCTGGGGCTGGCTATTGCCCGTGGCATTGTCGAAGCCCACGGCGGCTCCATTTGGGTGGAATCTCCCGGTTACGATGAAGAAAAGTGCCCGGGTTCCACTTTCCATGTTTTGCTTCCCTTACGTGAAGAACCTCCCGATGAATCGGGCAAAAGTGGCATATTTTCCAAACTGGCCGCTTATCTCAAGAAAGGAGAGTGA
- a CDS encoding NUDIX domain-containing protein, translating to MPKSAQKVSTERYMLVPRTLIFLTREDEILLLKGAPDKPLWANLYNGVGGHIQPGEDVLAAARRELREETGLDASLWLCGIVTIDTGTNPGVGLFVFRGEPRPADAPLRPSREGLVSWVPLEDWSQLPLVEDLKVLLPRVLAATPQTPPFFAQYTYDDAGRLHIAFAEEVG from the coding sequence GTGCCAAAATCTGCGCAAAAGGTGAGCACCGAGCGCTATATGCTGGTGCCGCGCACGTTGATTTTCCTCACCCGCGAGGATGAAATCTTGCTGTTGAAGGGCGCGCCCGATAAACCGCTGTGGGCCAACCTTTATAATGGGGTGGGCGGGCATATCCAGCCTGGCGAAGATGTGCTCGCCGCAGCCCGCCGCGAACTGCGGGAAGAAACCGGGCTGGATGCCTCACTCTGGTTATGCGGTATTGTGACCATTGATACCGGTACCAACCCAGGGGTGGGGTTGTTTGTCTTTCGGGGCGAGCCGCGCCCGGCTGATGCGCCTTTGCGTCCCTCGCGCGAAGGGCTGGTTTCCTGGGTGCCGCTGGAAGACTGGTCGCAACTCCCGCTGGTCGAAGACTTGAAGGTGTTGCTCCCGCGCGTGCTGGCCGCCACGCCCCAGACGCCACCTTTCTTTGCCCAATATACTTATGATGACGCTGGCCGTCTGCACATTGCTTTCGCGGAGGAGGTGGGGTGA
- the phnD gene encoding phosphate/phosphite/phosphonate ABC transporter substrate-binding protein, giving the protein MRKRRTLYLVFALLVVAATVLAACAKATPTPAPTEKPAATEAPTQAPAVTEAPTEAPTEAPQKAALGTAENPIVWVLTPSQDTQKVLAGAEPIAQYVEDKTGLVIKPVIPTDYSAQIEAMCSGEAQMGALNTFGYVLASKKGCADVALASVRYGSTSYAGQIITRPDTGIKSIKDLVGKTFCRPDPESTSGWVMPKLMMLGAGIDPDKDLKQIVDTGGHDATVLAVYNGDCDAGATFQDARVLVAKDYPDVNDKVIVIATSPPIPNDNISFRPDFPQDMREKIVNALLTLNDTDEGKAMLKGLFSWQGLKKVDDHFYDGFRQALEAAGLSVEDLNK; this is encoded by the coding sequence ATGCGCAAGAGACGAACTCTGTACCTCGTATTTGCGCTCCTGGTTGTGGCGGCTACCGTGTTGGCGGCCTGCGCCAAAGCCACGCCGACGCCCGCCCCCACCGAGAAGCCCGCTGCGACCGAAGCGCCCACCCAGGCACCCGCGGTCACTGAGGCCCCGACCGAGGCGCCCACCGAAGCGCCGCAGAAAGCCGCCCTGGGCACCGCAGAAAACCCCATCGTCTGGGTGTTGACCCCCTCCCAGGATACGCAAAAAGTGCTTGCTGGTGCTGAGCCAATCGCCCAATATGTCGAAGACAAGACCGGCCTGGTGATCAAGCCCGTCATCCCGACGGACTACTCGGCACAAATCGAGGCCATGTGCAGCGGCGAGGCCCAAATGGGCGCGCTGAACACCTTCGGCTACGTGCTCGCCAGCAAGAAGGGCTGCGCCGATGTGGCGTTGGCTTCCGTGCGCTACGGCTCCACCTCCTACGCGGGGCAGATCATCACCCGCCCCGACACGGGCATCAAGAGCATCAAAGATCTCGTCGGCAAGACCTTCTGCCGCCCTGACCCTGAATCCACTTCGGGTTGGGTGATGCCCAAACTGATGATGCTCGGCGCGGGCATTGACCCCGACAAAGACCTGAAGCAAATCGTCGACACCGGCGGCCACGACGCCACGGTGCTGGCCGTCTACAACGGCGACTGCGATGCCGGGGCCACCTTCCAGGATGCCCGTGTGCTGGTAGCGAAAGACTACCCCGACGTCAACGACAAGGTCATCGTCATCGCCACTTCCCCGCCCATCCCCAACGACAACATCTCCTTCCGGCCTGACTTCCCCCAAGACATGCGCGAGAAGATCGTGAACGCGCTGCTGACCCTCAACGACACCGATGAGGGCAAGGCCATGCTGAAGGGCCTGTTCTCGTGGCAGGGTCTGAAGAAAGTGGACGATCACTTCTACGATGGCTTCCGCCAGGCGCTTGAAGCCGCGGGCCTGAGCGTTGAAGACCTGAACAAATAA
- the phnC gene encoding phosphonate ABC transporter ATP-binding protein, with the protein MLVVEHLTKVYEDGTVALKDVSFTVEDGEFLVIIGLSGSGKSTLLRCINRLIEPTEGRILWNGVDITQTSEAEMRRIRREIGMIFQHFNLVERSSVLTNVLTGRLGYLPSWWSLINYFPQSEKRRAMAALERVGIGDKAQNRADALSGGQKQRVGIARALMQEPKMILADEPVASLDPVLAHSILGYLETLNQEQNITVLCSLHYLDLVQRYATKVIGLRDGRLVYEGTREQIRNITDAEFKHIYGQEAQRLSVGG; encoded by the coding sequence ATGCTGGTTGTAGAACACCTCACCAAAGTTTACGAGGACGGCACCGTTGCGCTGAAAGACGTCAGTTTCACAGTCGAAGACGGGGAATTCCTGGTCATCATCGGCTTGAGTGGTTCGGGTAAATCCACCTTGCTGCGGTGCATCAACCGCCTGATTGAACCCACAGAGGGGCGCATCCTCTGGAACGGTGTAGACATTACCCAAACCAGTGAAGCCGAAATGCGCCGCATTCGCCGTGAAATCGGCATGATTTTTCAGCACTTCAACCTGGTCGAACGCTCCAGCGTGCTGACGAATGTGCTCACCGGCCGGCTGGGCTATCTGCCCTCGTGGTGGAGCCTGATCAACTATTTCCCTCAATCTGAGAAGCGGCGGGCTATGGCCGCGCTGGAGCGCGTGGGCATTGGCGACAAGGCCCAAAACCGCGCCGACGCCCTCAGCGGTGGTCAAAAGCAGCGCGTGGGCATCGCCCGGGCGCTCATGCAGGAACCCAAAATGATCCTCGCCGACGAGCCTGTCGCCAGCCTCGACCCGGTGTTGGCCCATTCCATTTTGGGCTACCTTGAAACCCTTAACCAGGAACAAAACATCACGGTGCTGTGCAGCCTGCACTACCTTGATTTGGTCCAACGCTATGCCACCAAAGTCATCGGCCTGCGAGACGGACGCCTGGTGTACGAAGGCACGCGTGAACAGATCCGCAACATTACCGACGCCGAATTCAAGCACATCTACGGTCAAGAAGCCCAGCGGCTCAGCGTGGGCGGATAA
- a CDS encoding ABC transporter permease subunit, with product MAQGPQIHELRVVQRGTAKFTGKLSKEMKLALQAMLESIMMGLMATAVGIVLSVPLSFLAARNLMSTLHTTTQGFVGGVIGLVGGAYLGKLAGDWLTPMVGGLEKAPILTFSIYIVLVFSLAILAYRLLSRALDSVAEHLPPLVSLGVGMVGMALVGAAVGYALGLGYAHGILGITRGAEGALAAAPHTALLGAVLGAFLGAFWAWRLGTSSTIPIGQMIYAAVRLMLNIGRSIEPLIWAIMGVIWVGPGPFAGFIALTIHSVAALGKLYSEAIESIDPGPIEALQATGASRLQTIVYAVVPQVMPPFTAFTLYRWDINVRMSTIIGLVGGGGIGFLLIQWIHQFQYEQAGLAVWLITITVATLDFVSASIREKMV from the coding sequence ATGGCGCAAGGACCGCAGATTCACGAACTGCGGGTGGTGCAGCGCGGCACGGCGAAGTTTACCGGCAAACTGAGCAAAGAAATGAAACTCGCCCTGCAAGCCATGCTGGAAAGTATCATGATGGGCCTGATGGCGACCGCGGTCGGCATTGTGCTCAGCGTGCCGCTTTCCTTCCTGGCGGCTCGCAACCTGATGAGCACACTGCATACCACTACCCAAGGCTTTGTGGGCGGCGTGATTGGGCTGGTAGGAGGGGCCTATCTCGGCAAACTTGCCGGCGACTGGCTCACCCCCATGGTGGGTGGGCTGGAAAAAGCGCCCATCCTCACCTTCAGCATTTACATCGTGCTGGTGTTTAGCCTGGCCATTCTGGCCTATCGGTTGCTCAGTCGCGCCTTAGACAGCGTGGCCGAGCACCTGCCCCCCCTGGTTTCCCTCGGTGTGGGCATGGTCGGCATGGCGCTGGTCGGTGCGGCCGTAGGTTACGCGCTGGGGTTGGGGTACGCCCACGGCATCCTGGGCATCACCCGCGGCGCCGAAGGGGCGCTGGCTGCCGCCCCCCACACAGCCCTGCTCGGCGCGGTGCTGGGGGCCTTCCTGGGCGCTTTTTGGGCCTGGCGGCTGGGCACCAGCAGCACCATTCCCATTGGGCAAATGATCTACGCCGCGGTGCGGCTCATGCTCAACATCGGGCGCTCGATTGAGCCGCTGATTTGGGCCATTATGGGCGTCATTTGGGTTGGCCCCGGCCCGTTTGCCGGTTTCATCGCCCTGACTATCCACTCGGTGGCCGCCCTCGGCAAACTTTACTCAGAAGCCATCGAAAGCATCGACCCTGGCCCCATCGAGGCTTTGCAAGCCACCGGCGCCAGCCGCCTCCAGACCATCGTCTATGCGGTGGTGCCGCAAGTCATGCCGCCTTTCACCGCCTTCACCCTCTACCGCTGGGACATCAACGTCCGCATGTCCACCATCATCGGTTTGGTCGGCGGCGGTGGTATCGGCTTCCTGCTCATTCAGTGGATTCACCAGTTCCAATACGAGCAAGCCGGGCTGGCCGTGTGGCTCATCACCATTACCGTGGCAACGCTCGACTTCGTCAGCGCGAGCATTCGCGAAAAAATGGTATAG
- a CDS encoding HDIG domain-containing protein produces the protein MIDRDQALAIVHEFVQSPNLRRHMLAVEAAMRFYAEKFGEDVDKWGITGLLHDFDWEIHPTLEEHPTAGAPILRERGVPEEIVHAILTHADHTGVPRETLMEHALYACDEITGLITAVALVRPSKSLYDLKVKSVKKKWKDKSFAAGADREAIRRGAEEIGIDLWEHVGNVIEAMKRIAPELGLDGSLASS, from the coding sequence ATGATCGACCGCGACCAAGCCCTCGCCATTGTGCACGAATTCGTGCAAAGCCCTAATCTGCGCCGCCACATGCTGGCAGTGGAAGCCGCGATGCGCTTCTATGCCGAAAAATTTGGTGAAGACGTCGACAAATGGGGCATCACCGGCCTGCTGCACGACTTCGATTGGGAAATCCACCCCACGCTGGAAGAACACCCCACAGCAGGCGCCCCCATTTTGCGGGAACGCGGCGTGCCGGAAGAGATCGTCCACGCCATTCTCACCCACGCCGACCACACCGGCGTGCCCCGCGAAACGCTGATGGAACACGCCCTCTACGCGTGCGACGAAATCACCGGCCTGATCACCGCCGTCGCGCTGGTGCGGCCTTCCAAATCACTTTACGACCTCAAGGTAAAATCGGTCAAGAAAAAATGGAAGGACAAATCGTTCGCGGCCGGCGCCGACCGGGAGGCCATCCGCCGCGGGGCCGAGGAAATTGGCATTGATTTGTGGGAACACGTCGGCAACGTCATCGAGGCCATGAAGCGCATTGCCCCCGAACTCGGGCTCGACGGCTCGTTGGCCTCTTCGTAG
- a CDS encoding nuclear transport factor 2 family protein, giving the protein MLSGKGMYLWKIYRCENGDPQAIANVAAEAGLSHVLIKIADNGGIYNYDWDNHRDLVPPLVSALKAKGITPWGWHYIYGRDPVAEARTAARRTQQLGLTGYVIDAEVEFEAPGMAEKAKTFMNTLRREMPSGVLIGLSSYRFPSYHPAFPWREFLDQCDFNMPQVYWITAHNPGAQLTRTVREFRAMYPNQPLLAAGSAYKYGTWVPSAAEIREFLQTAVNLGVHAANFWEWHLTRDLLDPSIWKAIADFKWPDSPPPVPQDITEKFIAALNTRNADTVTNLYTERAVHVTSARTVTGKAAIHSWYTTFFNNLLPNATFRLTGHSGTGNSRHFTWEATSSAGQVRNGNDVFGLLDGKIAYHYTFFTIER; this is encoded by the coding sequence ATGCTTAGCGGGAAAGGAATGTATTTGTGGAAAATCTACCGCTGTGAAAACGGCGACCCGCAGGCCATTGCCAACGTTGCGGCAGAAGCCGGACTTTCACACGTGCTGATCAAAATTGCCGACAACGGCGGCATCTACAATTACGACTGGGACAACCATCGCGACTTGGTGCCGCCGCTGGTCAGCGCGCTCAAGGCCAAAGGCATCACGCCCTGGGGATGGCACTACATTTACGGCCGCGACCCGGTTGCTGAGGCTCGCACCGCCGCCCGACGCACCCAGCAACTGGGGCTGACGGGCTATGTCATCGACGCCGAGGTAGAATTCGAAGCCCCTGGCATGGCCGAAAAAGCCAAGACCTTCATGAACACCCTGCGGCGCGAAATGCCTTCGGGGGTGCTCATTGGCCTGAGTTCCTACCGCTTCCCCAGTTATCACCCGGCCTTCCCCTGGCGCGAGTTCCTCGACCAGTGTGACTTCAACATGCCGCAGGTCTATTGGATCACCGCCCACAACCCCGGTGCCCAACTGACCCGCACCGTGCGAGAATTTCGCGCCATGTATCCCAATCAGCCCCTTTTGGCGGCCGGTTCGGCTTACAAATACGGCACCTGGGTGCCTTCGGCCGCCGAAATTCGGGAATTCCTGCAAACGGCCGTCAACCTGGGCGTGCATGCGGCCAACTTCTGGGAATGGCACCTCACCCGCGATTTGCTCGACCCCAGCATCTGGAAAGCGATTGCCGACTTCAAGTGGCCCGACAGCCCCCCGCCGGTGCCCCAAGACATCACCGAAAAATTCATCGCTGCTCTCAACACGCGCAACGCCGATACCGTCACCAACCTTTACACCGAGCGGGCGGTGCATGTCACCAGTGCCCGCACCGTCACAGGCAAGGCAGCCATCCACTCGTGGTACACCACTTTCTTCAACAACCTGCTGCCCAATGCCACCTTCCGGCTCACCGGCCACTCAGGCACGGGCAACTCCCGGCATTTCACCTGGGAAGCCACCTCCAGCGCCGGGCAGGTGCGCAACGGGAACGACGTTTTTGGGCTGCTGGATGGCAAAATCGCCTATCACTACACCTTCTTCACCATCGAACGCTAA